DNA from Bacillus sp. Marseille-P3661:
TCATTTTGTAAGTTTTTAACTATATTCAAAATAAGTTGATTATAATCGTTCATGGTCCAATCTTTAGGTATATGGCCACGATTTTTTCTTTTATTAAGATGTAGAAAACCTTTGCCGTTTTTCCACTTTGGTCCGAACTTAATAAGATGATCAAGGGTTGCAATAAATTGTGTATGGCTATCCCTTTTTACCATAATTTCCAGCCATCCTAACTTTATATACAAATATTTTAACATACTTTGTTTTTCACATAAATTTTGGAAATAAAAGTAATGGTCAGCGATTTAAGTTTATAAAGCATTGCATTGCATCTATAAGAAAAGAGCTAATCTGTAGGATATTAATTTGCTCTTTTCTTTAGTATTTCTGCCAACTTTTTAAAGAATGTTCTTCGACCAGTAACTCTCTACTGAAAGCGCCTGTCCCGACAAGTGCCACTTGTCGGGTTTTGTCGATTTTAGTAAACCAGTTACTTTACTGTTTATATTTGTCCAATCTTCCTGTTAACGAAATGATGCACATAGCCGTTCGTTGCATTTGCTTTTCTAATACATAAGTTGATTCGCTTAATGTGATTTCTTGGCCATTTTTAAAGACAATCATTGATTTTGCAGCGGAATCTTTTGGAGTATACGTAGTTATGTATTTGACATGATGAAAGAAGATCCAATTGCACTCATAACAAGTAGGAGATATTGTTGGGAAAGCATAGATACCTTCATGAGGTATAATGGCCATCGGAACTTTCTGCTTGCATCCAATTAGGTACGACATGCTTTTCCGTCTTCCATCATACTCCGCTCCACCATTCATACAAGCTGCTTTGATGATTTGAGTGGTTGTTTGCCTTACAAATAATATCCGATTCTCTTCTATTACAATAGTGGAGAAGTCCATATGTGCTACAGATAGCAACGCCATTGTTTTCTTGCTAACATCATAATAATCTAATACGTTCTTATTATTCTCATAGTAAATCAAAAATTTTTCCATGCTAACACACTCCCTTTTGCGATTAAATGAATAACCTTGCAATGGTTTCAAAGCCATTTGCTTATTGGATAAAAAATAGATCGGGAATTATAGAAAGCAATTGACAAGTTTTTGAGACCAAAACCTCCTTTCAGCTTATGTTTATTTAAAGGCTTAATTAATGTGACGTTATTGAAAGTGAGTCTTCAGCGCAGTGGAGTAGCCATTACTTTTGTAATCTCGTGTAGGACGGGTAAATCAATGAAGTGCACAATATTTATGCTAAACGTTGTTGTTAGTGGATTTATAATTATGATTTTTTTTAAGTAATACCAAAATCAAGAGCTATAATGCTTATAACTTAGACTTTTCTATTACAATATCGGGATAACAAAGTGTACCACACATAGAAAAACGTATCATATTATTCAATCAAAATATACAGACTTCCCCGTAGTAAATATGGCTATTTCGTGCCAATTATATGACGATGCGCGGCATCAATTGGAAATATTAAAACAGGCCTTTCATTTTATAAAAAAATGAAATAATTACCATCTGCCAACAAGATGAGTTGATTGTTATTCCTTATATAGAATCAAGGGTGACAAATTGTCATACTATTCAAATAAAATCTGATATGCTAATAAAGGAATGTAAAATTTTAGAAGGGGGATATATTAAATGGAAAAAATGTTTTTACTCCTAAACTCACTGTTGGAAGCTGAACGTGCAGGCGTTCAAACTATGGATTACTTGCTCAAAAATTGTAGTACAGACCAACTGGAAGGTCGTTTCAAGCATGTAAAATCTGACGAAGCATGGAGCTGCGCAGGTTTACATGATGCGATTATTCGTGAAGGTGGTGTGCCTACTAAGGAAACAGGCGATTTCACAGAGAAGGTTAAGAGCCAAAATACATTGGAAGAAAAATTAACGCTACTAAATAAAGGGCAAAGCTGGGTTGCGCGGAAAATCGATGAGGTATTAGAATTCGAACTGCATGAGGAAACACGCTTATTTTTAATAGAAATGAAGACGAAACACAATGAAAATATTGCTAATATGGAAGAGTATTTGAGTTCTAAATAAATCGCTGAAGGTTTTAATTCGCTAAAATATAAAATAAAGAGAGCAGTACTTTGCGAAGAAGTATTTTGATACCTATAGAAGGCACTTGAGAAAGAGTGTTCCATCTATAGGTATTTTTTATATTCTTAAGTTTTGTTAAGGGGAATAGGGGGAATAGCTATAGTTAATTCTACTGCGAAATCCTAAAAAGTAAGAGTCCTTTTTTCTTATTATCAATCACTCTTTTATTCATTCGACAAATTCCGGGAAGTGCCTGTCACTTGATGTTACTACAAATTCCGGGAAGTGCCTGTCACTTGATGTTACTTGGTATTTGTGCACTATTTCGTGCACTTGATGTTTGTGCACTTTTCACCCTGTTTAATAATTGTAATTATAATTTAACTTGTATCTAACAAGTAAGGTATTATAATAAGATTAATAGCTAAAAAATTTATTGAAATTTGTCGAATGCGTACGTTTCTGCTATTATCCTTACAAAAAGTTAGTTTGATACTCAATAATTAATATATTGAAGTAGTTTTATAGTTTGAAATATTACATCATAGTTGCTTTTCCTTCGTTAGTCTTTGAAAATATCATGAAAAAGAGGTATCGGTATGGAAAAGGAGACGATCATTTTTTTGCATGGGATTGTTGGCAATAAAAATGCGTTTAGTAGAGAAATAGAAAAGTTAAAAAATCAGTATCAATGTATAGCCTACGATTTATATGACCCGGATGATTTAGGAGTTGAAGGTCAGTTAACAATCGATTTATTACTAGATCAGCTTTATTCAAAATATATTAAGTATAAAATAAAAAAAGCACATTTATGTGGATTTAGCTTTGGATGTATGATTGCAACGGCTTTTGCTAAAAAATATCCAGATATGGTGAGTAGTATGACGTTTGTAGGAGGCCATTGTTGTAATGTATTTTCAAAACTATATACCAACATTAGTACAGTACTGGCGGAAAAACCGAAATTCGAGTATAAAAAGTGGATAAAGTACTGTGCACCGCTGTTAAACCCTAACCTACCACTTATACCTGAAAACTCGGAAAGAATCTTTCAACGGTATGCTCTCCAAGTTCACCCGGATGTCTTTGAAAAAGCCCTTCGAATACACATTGAATTTGATTCAAGTGCAGCCTTAGAAGGGATGAAAACGCCCATTATGTGGGTTTTGGGAGAATATGATGAGTTGACAAAGGGCACGCTCTTCGATTTACAACAATATATACCACATGTTGAATATATAGAGATAGCTAATGCAGGCCATGCTGCCCATGTCCATCAACATGTCGAATTTATGTCTTTATTTCAAGACTTTTTAAATAAACATGCATCAATAAAAAGGCCACTTAGCCTTTCGTAAAGGAAATAAAAGTTTCATAGGGTAAGAGTGTACAAGTTCCATTTCGTAGTAAAACCTTTATATTGGAGTTTTATAGGAGTTCCTGTAAAAGTCCAATATAGGGGTTTTTTGTATTCCATAATTTATTAATAGCATAATAACGATAATAAAGTAAAAAATTCATAGATTATGCTATAATATTCTTTATTCATACAACAATAATAGTATTAAATATAACCTGCTTTCTAGTCATCTATTATGATCAAATATCATGATTTATCATAGAAAAAGGAGGTTTCTACTATTAGGAGGAATCAACCGTGTCGATAAAGAAGAAAGTTTCGATCATTTTCACATCGTTAGTGTTATGTATATTAATAGCTAATAGTACCTTACACTACATTCGAACGAAACAGAAAATGGTTGAATTTAATGAAAGAGAGATAGAATTAATCATCCAGGAAGTTTCATATCAGGTGGAAAACTCAAAAAATGGAGCCCTGTATGTAGAAGATATGATGGGAAAAGAATTAAGAACGGCGTCAATTGCCATTCGAAACTCTTTACCACCGCGCCATGAAGATGTGACAAATGAGCAATTAAAACAATTAGCCGATGAGCTTATGATTTCTCATATTACATTATTGGCGCAAACGGAGGACGATATCGTCGGTGTTAAATCCTCTGATCCACACGAAATTGGATTATCAACGAAAGAATGGGGATTTTGGTATGATGCTTTTAAACAGCTGTTTGCTTTAAAGCCAATCGCTGTTGAGGAAGGTTTAATTTTACCAAACTATTGGTCTGGACCAACTGAAGTTGCAGCCAGTAATCCAGATCATACTGATAAATGGGGATATTATCATGATGGAACGACGAACTATATTATCAATCCCTATCTTCGTGATAAACAAGTACTAGAGTATGAGGAACGTTTTGGACCTGGTAATGTTATGGAACGATTCCGCACTAAATTAGAGGGAGTTCTTGAATTAACAGTTTTTAATCCAAAAAACTTTGGTCAAGAAACGTCCAAGATTACTAGTAATGGCAATAGTTTTATCCGGATTGCCGATCAACCCATTTGGTATGGAACCTATGACTATCAAAATCAAGCTGAAGATACATGCTTAGTTCAATCAGCTGTAGAAACTGGTAAGACGCAGAGCTATACGGAAGAAATTAACGGACAAATGGTTACAAAAACCTTTGTACCGATTAATACAGACGTTGAAAATCCCTATGTTATAGGTTTAACTTACGACTATAGTTTAATCAAAAAACAGCTTGACCGTGAATTACTGCAACACATCCTTTTAGCTATTCTGTTTATAATTGTTGTATTACTAACAAGTTCTATTTTTTCCAGATCGATTA
Protein-coding regions in this window:
- a CDS encoding DUF6306 domain-containing protein; its protein translation is MEKMFLLLNSLLEAERAGVQTMDYLLKNCSTDQLEGRFKHVKSDEAWSCAGLHDAIIREGGVPTKETGDFTEKVKSQNTLEEKLTLLNKGQSWVARKIDEVLEFELHEETRLFLIEMKTKHNENIANMEEYLSSK
- a CDS encoding competence protein ComK, which codes for MEKFLIYYENNKNVLDYYDVSKKTMALLSVAHMDFSTIVIEENRILFVRQTTTQIIKAACMNGGAEYDGRRKSMSYLIGCKQKVPMAIIPHEGIYAFPTISPTCYECNWIFFHHVKYITTYTPKDSAAKSMIVFKNGQEITLSESTYVLEKQMQRTAMCIISLTGRLDKYKQ
- a CDS encoding alpha/beta fold hydrolase — its product is MEKETIIFLHGIVGNKNAFSREIEKLKNQYQCIAYDLYDPDDLGVEGQLTIDLLLDQLYSKYIKYKIKKAHLCGFSFGCMIATAFAKKYPDMVSSMTFVGGHCCNVFSKLYTNISTVLAEKPKFEYKKWIKYCAPLLNPNLPLIPENSERIFQRYALQVHPDVFEKALRIHIEFDSSAALEGMKTPIMWVLGEYDELTKGTLFDLQQYIPHVEYIEIANAGHAAHVHQHVEFMSLFQDFLNKHASIKRPLSLS